The nucleotide window GGTGTGCGCCAGCGGGCCGGTAAAGGTCAGCGCCTCCATGCGGCCGCTGCGCGTGGCCAGGTAGGCCGACTCCAGCGTCTCGGGGTGTTCGGCCACATGACCCGCATGGCCGCTCAGCCACCACATCGCGACCAATACGCCACCCAAGCCCAGTCCGGCCAGCAGATTCGGGGCATTGATGAAGCCGGGTCCAGACAGCGCCCAAAGCACGAACGGCAAACCGACCAGCACGGCAGCGGCCAGAAGCGTCCAGGGCAACGGCCAGCCGCCGGCCGACGCCGCCAGATGCCCCAGCGTGGCCGGCCCGTCGAACGACACGAACACGCGATCCACCGTGCGGTCGCGCGCCACCGCCGCGATGCCGCGCATGGCTGCACTGGCCGACAACGCCATGGCCAAAAAAGCCACCAGCGCCTTCAGATTGCCAGCGCCCATGCGCACCAGCGCCTTACTGCCACAGCCCGACGCCAGCACCATGCCGACGCCAAACAGCGCGCCGCCACTCAAGGCCGACAACCACATCCAGCGCGTGCCCGCATACAGCGAATCGGCCGCTTGCACGCAGCCGGTGGCAACCAGCACGCCAAAGCCGATGGTGCCCACGCCAGCAGCCAGCACCCACTGGCGCAGACGCGTGGCATCGCCCGTGGTCATCAGGTCGGCGATGGCGCCCATGGTGCAGTAGCGGGTGCGGTGCACGATGGCGCCAAACAGCACCGACAGCGCAAACGCGCCCAGCAGCACGGTGGTGGTGAGCCGGTCGATTTCTTGCGCATCAAGCATGGGGCGCGATTCTA belongs to Ottowia testudinis and includes:
- a CDS encoding YeeE/YedE family protein translates to MLDAQEIDRLTTTVLLGAFALSVLFGAIVHRTRYCTMGAIADLMTTGDATRLRQWVLAAGVGTIGFGVLVATGCVQAADSLYAGTRWMWLSALSGGALFGVGMVLASGCGSKALVRMGAGNLKALVAFLAMALSASAAMRGIAAVARDRTVDRVFVSFDGPATLGHLAASAGGWPLPWTLLAAAVLVGLPFVLWALSGPGFINAPNLLAGLGLGGVLVAMWWLSGHAGHVAEHPETLESAYLATRSGRMEALTFTGPLAHTLDWLTFFSDRSQRLSLGVASVAGVVVGAAAHALATRQFRWEGFRTTEDLANHLIGGVLMGVGGVTALGCSIGQGLSGVSNLSLTSFTAVLGIVAGAVMALKYQTWRLERSV